From Manduca sexta isolate Smith_Timp_Sample1 chromosome 21, JHU_Msex_v1.0, whole genome shotgun sequence, the proteins below share one genomic window:
- the LOC119190094 gene encoding uncharacterized protein LOC119190094 — protein sequence MRSLKELHWSVSRFGNPVLVVGGYRFRRSGKPVGARYKWLCIKSDGGCKCYAITLHNRIIAMGHAHEHHFKKRIRQSAGNPPEVTPTLGLPFPFPCFPGQFRYCLSKRGKPAIEVGAHRFCFNGRAASGKVWWRCSRNPRCRAAVHTFGLRVVQMNSAHTCGVRATPLRPMF from the exons TGCACTGGAGCGTGTCTCGCTTTGGAAATCCGGTTCTTGTGGTGGGTGGGTATCGCTTCAGGCGGTCTGGTAAGCCCGTAGGCGCCCGTTACAAGTGGCTCTGCATCAAGTCCGACGGCGGCTGTAAGTGCTACGCCATCACGCTCCACAACCGCATCATCGCCATGGGACATGCTCACGAGCATCATTTCAAGAAGAGAATACGTCAAA GTGCTGGCAATCCTCCGGAAGTTACACCGACGCTGGGCTTGCCGTTTCCGTTCCCGTGTTTCCCGGGCCAGTTCCGCTACTGTTTAAGCAAGAGAGGGAAACCTGCGATCGAGGTCGGCGCGCACAGATTCTGTTTTAACGGACGCGCCGCCAGCGGTAAGGTGTGGTGGCGCTGCTCCCGCAACCCGCGCTGCAGGGCAGCCGTGCACACCTTCGGCCTCCGTGTGGTGCAGATGAACAGCGCGCATACGTGTGGAGTGCGCGCCACGCCACTCAGACCCATGTTCTAA